A genomic segment from Azospirillum sp. TSA2s encodes:
- a CDS encoding RHO alpha subunit C-terminal catalytic domain-containing protein, with the protein MSAHPVQSVIPEAGAFFPHSHFWTGEAFARERERVFGRCWLYMGVFDDTNLLTAEMAGLRFELRRQGEAMDGVCRDGERVRPLQIDRCGALVFARVTQEGGPTLTEHLAPYGERLAMMSTNCLNPQAPVGIAFQANWKALVENTMDDFHGSTVHPDTIHPAVHPDWQSHLVTERYGANSDSRWLLADGTAGWWAKLDAKLRMRRFAIESFYRHTFIFPNFYLATFYGATVIPHRVDPVAPDASVLRWQLFLPTTRLETAREQAFHRSTAAYLIESASTVIAEDRPVCEAVQQGRPGIADLPHITGIYGRRERRILDFHQAILRQLGEAA; encoded by the coding sequence ATGAGCGCGCATCCCGTCCAGAGCGTCATCCCCGAGGCCGGCGCCTTCTTTCCCCACAGCCATTTCTGGACCGGGGAGGCCTTTGCCCGGGAGCGCGAGCGGGTCTTCGGTCGCTGCTGGCTCTATATGGGCGTCTTCGACGACACCAACCTCCTGACCGCCGAGATGGCCGGCCTGCGCTTCGAACTGCGGCGCCAAGGCGAGGCCATGGACGGCGTCTGCCGCGACGGGGAACGGGTGCGGCCCCTGCAGATCGACCGCTGCGGCGCCCTGGTCTTCGCCCGCGTCACTCAAGAGGGCGGGCCGACCCTGACCGAGCATCTGGCGCCCTATGGCGAGCGGCTGGCGATGATGTCGACGAACTGCCTGAACCCGCAGGCCCCCGTCGGCATCGCGTTCCAGGCCAACTGGAAGGCGCTGGTCGAGAACACGATGGACGATTTCCACGGCTCCACCGTCCATCCCGACACCATTCATCCCGCGGTGCATCCCGACTGGCAGAGCCACCTCGTCACTGAACGCTACGGCGCCAACAGCGATTCCCGCTGGCTGCTGGCCGACGGCACCGCCGGCTGGTGGGCGAAGCTGGACGCCAAGCTGCGCATGCGCCGCTTCGCCATTGAGTCCTTCTACCGCCACACCTTCATCTTCCCGAACTTCTATCTGGCGACCTTCTATGGCGCGACGGTGATCCCGCACCGGGTCGATCCCGTCGCCCCCGACGCCTCGGTCCTGCGATGGCAGCTGTTCCTGCCCACCACCCGGCTGGAGACGGCACGCGAGCAGGCCTTCCACCGCTCCACCGCCGCCTATCTGATCGAGTCCGCAAGCACGGTGATCGCCGAGGACCGCCCGGTCTGCGAGGCGGTGCAGCAGGGCCGTCCCGGCATCGCCGACCTTCCCCACATCACCGGCATCTACGGCCGGCGCGAACGCCGCATCCTCGACTTCCATCAGGCGATACTGCGGCAACTGGGAGAGGCCGCATGA
- a CDS encoding Rieske 2Fe-2S domain-containing protein, giving the protein MTNDVPENRWFHLCMADDLASPNAFVTTRVGAVPLVAQNIKGRVVAFRNVCTHRFAVIHGEPSGCGPLRCPYHGWSFDADGVPVGLPFNPTDFQLEAEGRRRLALHPASLARCGRLVFVRVATDGPSLEEELGSDLFVRLAALSDAFPRRGDAVEPEDDWERIEAANLRLHLAPDGALVLHSAAPPGADRRFSRTVTFHPATADAELPA; this is encoded by the coding sequence ATGACCAACGACGTTCCCGAAAATCGCTGGTTCCACCTCTGCATGGCGGATGACCTCGCCAGCCCCAACGCCTTCGTCACCACGCGGGTGGGGGCGGTGCCGCTGGTGGCGCAGAACATCAAGGGGCGGGTGGTCGCCTTCCGCAACGTCTGCACCCACCGCTTCGCCGTGATCCATGGCGAGCCGTCGGGCTGCGGCCCGCTGCGCTGCCCCTATCACGGCTGGAGCTTCGACGCCGACGGCGTGCCGGTGGGGCTGCCCTTCAACCCGACCGACTTCCAGCTGGAGGCCGAGGGCCGCCGCCGGCTGGCCCTGCACCCGGCCTCGCTGGCCCGCTGCGGCCGGCTGGTCTTCGTCCGGGTGGCCACCGACGGCCCGTCGCTGGAGGAGGAGCTGGGAAGCGATCTCTTCGTCCGGCTGGCCGCCCTGTCCGACGCCTTCCCCCGCCGCGGCGATGCGGTGGAGCCGGAGGACGATTGGGAGCGCATCGAGGCCGCCAACCTGCGTCTGCATCTGGCGCCAGACGGCGCGCTGGTGCTGCACAGCGCCGCCCCGCCCGGTGCCGACCGGCGCTTCTCCCGCACCGTCACCTTCCATCCCGCCACAGCTGACGCGGAGCTGCCGGCATGA
- a CDS encoding GNAT family N-acetyltransferase, producing the protein MSGTLTFIEPTEEHAQLLLDWRTRPDIAGQMLSVVPYDVERQKAWLRRCAERDDYVHRILCVDGEPAGHVSITVTEPVWKIATIGVLMGERAGRMGAAPLNFAYMLNHVFFTMGLRKVVNHILGTNSPRLLKGQPMIGYRPVGVLKRQVVKDGQEIDLHIFEMLAENWLTVRERFRIYQDMDGREWR; encoded by the coding sequence ATGAGCGGCACCCTGACCTTCATCGAGCCGACGGAGGAGCACGCCCAGCTGCTGCTCGACTGGCGCACCCGCCCCGACATCGCCGGCCAGATGCTGAGCGTCGTCCCCTACGACGTGGAGCGGCAGAAGGCGTGGCTGCGGCGCTGTGCGGAACGGGACGACTATGTCCACCGCATCCTCTGCGTCGACGGGGAACCGGCCGGCCATGTCTCCATCACCGTGACCGAGCCGGTTTGGAAGATCGCCACCATCGGCGTGCTGATGGGCGAGCGGGCAGGGCGGATGGGGGCGGCCCCGCTGAACTTCGCCTACATGCTGAACCATGTCTTCTTCACCATGGGGCTGCGCAAGGTGGTGAACCACATCCTGGGCACCAACAGCCCCCGCCTGCTGAAGGGGCAGCCGATGATCGGCTACCGCCCCGTCGGCGTGCTGAAGCGCCAGGTGGTGAAGGATGGGCAGGAGATCGACCTCCACATCTTCGAGATGCTGGCCGAAAACTGGCTGACGGTGCGCGAGCGCTTCCGCATCTACCAGGACATGGACGGGCGGGAGTGGCGGTGA